Genomic DNA from Mycobacterium stomatepiae:
GTCAGGGAAGCCGCGGACAGCACGTACGGCTGCCAGTACGACGGGATGGAGACGGACGTGACACCGGCCCAGTTCCGCGCGTCGTCGGGGCGGCTCAGATCGGTGAGCGGGTTTGACTCGCAAGACATTCCGCCGCTGACCGGTCCGGACGCCCCGGTGTTGCCCGCGGCCGCCACGATCACCGCGTCCTTGTCCACCGCGGCGTAGCGAATCGCCGCGCCGAGCGCGGCCTGGTCGATGGGCCGATCGGCACGCACACAGCTGACCTGCGAGATATCGATCACCCGGGCGCCGAGGTCGGCCGCGTGCACGATCGCCCGGCCCAGCGTCGCAACCTCGAGGGACGCGCGCGCGGCCATCGGATCGCCGCCCGGCGAGCGGGGCGAGAACTTGCCCGACGCCGTCCGGATCGCCAGCACGCGGGCCGCGGGCGCGACGCCCGAGAAGCCGTCCTCGGCCGACGGCTGACCGGCGACGACTCCGGCCACCAGCGTGCCGTGCCCGTCGCAGTCGGTCAGCCCGTCGGTCGCCTCCACGAAATCGCCGCCGGGATCGACGTTGGGCAGTCGGGGCCCCGGCCGCACACCCGTGTCGAGCACCGCCACCAACTGACCCTCACCGCGAGAAAACTGCCACGCCGCAGGGAGATTCAGCATTGCTTGACTGGGCGTCACGGCGGCCGGATCGCTGCCGGCGATGACGCCGGAGGCGGCGCATGGTCCGCGCTGCTCCATCGGCTGCACCGGTCCAGCGGTTCCGCTGGGCGGTTGCACCCCCGGGTCGACCACTGGCTGGCTGATCGCCGATGCCCGCGGACATCCCCACGGCACAATGGCCTGTGAGAAGACCAACGCCGCTGTGAGGCAGGCGAATCCGGCACGAGTCATCGATTGAGCACC
This window encodes:
- the mycP gene encoding type VII secretion-associated serine protease mycosin, with the protein product MTRAGFACLTAALVFSQAIVPWGCPRASAISQPVVDPGVQPPSGTAGPVQPMEQRGPCAASGVIAGSDPAAVTPSQAMLNLPAAWQFSRGEGQLVAVLDTGVRPGPRLPNVDPGGDFVEATDGLTDCDGHGTLVAGVVAGQPSAEDGFSGVAPAARVLAIRTASGKFSPRSPGGDPMAARASLEVATLGRAIVHAADLGARVIDISQVSCVRADRPIDQAALGAAIRYAAVDKDAVIVAAAGNTGASGPVSGGMSCESNPLTDLSRPDDARNWAGVTSVSIPSYWQPYVLSAASLTAEGEPSKFTMSGPWVGIAAPGEKIVSVSNRDGGGLANGLPDDHQQLSALSGTSYAAGYVSGVAALVRSKYPTLSAADVVHRITATAHNGARAPSNLVGTGSVDPLAALTWELPASTGPAATPVKPVAVPPAPAPKDNTPRTVAFAGTAALALIVAAVAAAAAITAARRRKETTS